The following coding sequences lie in one Myxococcus xanthus genomic window:
- a CDS encoding NAD(P)/FAD-dependent oxidoreductase: protein MQTSEDFGREDSVTPSSPVVVPVREHHRVLIIGGGTAGIAVAARLARAGQKGVAVLEPSQHHYYQPLWTLVGAGEARIEDTVRNESRLIPRGVKWVRDAATEIDPEAREVHTRGGLRLGYDFLVVAPGIQLDWDKVAGLREALKTPHVSSNYDVQLAPKTWRLLQNFQGGTALFTQPSTPVKCAGAPQKIMYLAADHFRRTGVLERTSVVFGSGAKTIFGVKPFASVLEGVVHRYGITPRFQHNLIAVDGERREATFEAPRDGQTERITLTYDMMHVTPPQSAPDFIKRSPLSWQEGPNAGWVKADKYTLQHPDHPNVFALGDASDLPTSRTGAAIRKQAPVLVENLLACMKDLPLPARYDGYASCPLTTGYGRLLLAEFDYDGKPAPTIPFIDTMQERRDMWLLKKYGLPRLYWAFMMRGLA, encoded by the coding sequence ATGCAGACGAGCGAGGACTTCGGCCGCGAGGATTCGGTGACGCCGTCCAGCCCCGTGGTGGTGCCGGTGCGCGAACACCATCGCGTCCTCATCATCGGAGGAGGCACGGCCGGAATCGCGGTGGCCGCCCGGCTGGCGCGCGCCGGACAGAAGGGCGTCGCCGTCCTCGAGCCTTCCCAGCACCACTACTACCAACCCCTGTGGACGCTGGTGGGCGCCGGGGAGGCGCGCATCGAGGACACCGTGCGCAACGAGTCCCGCCTCATCCCGCGCGGCGTGAAGTGGGTGCGCGACGCCGCCACGGAGATAGACCCGGAGGCGAGGGAGGTCCACACCCGCGGTGGCCTCCGCCTGGGCTACGACTTCCTCGTCGTCGCCCCTGGCATCCAGCTCGACTGGGACAAGGTCGCGGGCCTTCGCGAGGCGCTGAAGACGCCGCACGTCAGCAGCAACTACGACGTCCAGCTCGCGCCCAAGACGTGGCGCCTGCTCCAGAACTTCCAGGGTGGCACCGCGCTCTTCACCCAGCCCTCCACGCCCGTGAAGTGCGCCGGGGCCCCGCAGAAAATCATGTACCTGGCCGCGGACCACTTCCGCCGCACCGGCGTGCTGGAGCGCACCAGCGTCGTCTTCGGCTCCGGCGCCAAGACCATCTTCGGCGTGAAGCCCTTCGCCTCCGTGCTGGAGGGCGTGGTGCACCGCTACGGCATCACGCCCCGCTTCCAGCACAACCTCATCGCCGTGGACGGCGAGCGGCGCGAGGCCACCTTCGAGGCCCCGCGCGACGGGCAGACGGAGCGCATCACCCTGACCTACGACATGATGCACGTCACCCCGCCGCAGAGCGCGCCGGACTTCATCAAGCGCAGCCCGCTGTCCTGGCAGGAGGGTCCGAATGCCGGCTGGGTGAAGGCGGACAAGTACACGCTCCAGCACCCGGACCATCCGAACGTCTTCGCGCTCGGCGATGCGTCGGACCTGCCCACCAGCCGAACGGGCGCCGCCATCCGCAAGCAGGCGCCGGTGCTGGTGGAGAACCTCCTGGCCTGCATGAAGGACCTGCCCTTGCCCGCGCGGTATGACGGCTACGCGTCCTGCCCTCTCACCACCGGCTACGGGCGCCTGCTGCTCGCCGAGTTCGACTACGACGGCAAGCCCGCGCCCACCATCCCCTTCATCGACACCATGCAGGAGCGGCGCGACATGTGGCTGCTGAAGAAGTACGGCCTGCCACGCCTCTACTGGGCATTCATGATGCGGGGCCTTGCGTAA